From a single Pelmatolapia mariae isolate MD_Pm_ZW linkage group LG20, Pm_UMD_F_2, whole genome shotgun sequence genomic region:
- the LOC134619064 gene encoding uncharacterized protein LOC134619064 isoform X1 codes for MKVHHTLICFFFLSLQDGNPEVNINKNISFGVVGGNLTAEFFFPAVTWKMFCRAECKGGNVLINTTDEKHQTHRYSIEHTSVEYAPHLSVSITQLIMSDAGQYSCAAGESPSSVSYKQFEVVVAEALLDGNNPAQLKHFNKQTGSSLTVGCYFKPSGGQKFFCRGECGEDEVLLQTDDEDDFKDRYRIGFRGPSEETYRGGEILYVTISQLNESDSGRYRCSLNRSPVHGSFRDFVLSVTDAVVQSAFSPSLTSSVTTEQPEKTSEDDLPSVGLTVAVVIIIIIIIIIIILLSVSVLIFCKKRSAKPKNPPVETEYAAVTETNNAVYEEIRDEGGQKGAAPVEISSVYALAKYNNTPETTDDYSMITAATPEHSAEDDSSKLTKTELNSSKPDVDSPSSTSPEPQGDAGSDSSPSLENPLYSTTD; via the exons ATGAAAGTCCATCACACTCTGAtctgcttcttcttcctct CTCTGCAGGATGGAAACCCTGAAGTcaacatcaacaaaaacatttcctttGGAGTCGTTGGAGGAAATCTTACAGCTGAATTCTTCTTTCCTGCTGTAACATGGAAAATGTTCTGCAGAGCAGAATGTAAAGGAGGAAACGTTCTTATTAATACAACAGATGAGAAGCATCAAACTCACAGATACAGCATTGAACATACATCTGTAGAATATGCTCCTCATTTGTCTgtgagcatcacacagctgatcaTGTCTGATGCTGGACAGTACAGCTGTGCTGCAGGTGAATCTCCATCATCAGTTTCATACAAACAGTTTGAAGTTGTTGTTGCTGAAG CACTGCTGGATGGAAACAATCCTGCTCAGCTGAAACACTTCAATAAACAAACTGGAAGCTCTCTCACAGTCGGGTGTTACTTTAAACCCTCTGGAGGACAAAAGTTCTTCTGCAGGGGAGAATGTGGAGAGGACGAGGTTCTTCTTCAAacagatgatgaagatgatttCAAAGACAGATACAGAATTGGATTTAGAGGACCTTCAGAGGAGACATATAGAGGAGGAGAAATTCTGTATGTGACAATCTCACAGCTGAATGAGTCTGACTCAGGACGGTACAGATGTTCTCTGAATCGATCTCCTGTTCATGGTTCATTCAGAGACTTTGTGCTCAGCGTCACAGATG CAGTCGTCCAATCAGCCTTCTCACCTTCACTCACCTCGAGTGTAACCACGGAGCAGCCTGAGAAAACATCTGAAG ATGATTTGCCGTCTGTGGGTCTGACTGTGGctgtcgtcatcatcatcatcatcatcatcatcatcatcatcctgttATCAGTGTCTGTGCTGATATTCTGCAAGAAACGATCTGCAAAACCAAAGA ATCCTCCTGTGGAAACAGAGTACGCTGCCGTCACAGAG ACCAACAACGCCGTGTATGAGGAAATCAGAGACGAGGGCGGACAGAAAGGAGCCGCTCCTGTGGAAATCAGTTCAGTTTATGCTTTGGCCAAATACAACAACACGCCTGAAACCACCGATGACTACAGCATGATCACTGCAGCCACGCCTGAGCACAGC gctgAAGACGACTCGAGCAAACTCACAAAAACTGAGCTGAATAGTTCAAAACCAGACGTGGACTCTCCCAGCAGCACCTCCCCTGAGCCTCAGGGAGACGCAGGCTCTGACTCGAGCCCGTCTCTGGAAAATCCACTGTATTCTACTACAGACTAG
- the LOC134619064 gene encoding uncharacterized protein LOC134619064 isoform X2 — protein MKVHHTLICFFFLSLQDGNPEVNINKNISFGVVGGNLTAEFFFPAVTWKMFCRAECKGGNVLINTTDEKHQTHRYSIEHTSVEYAPHLSVSITQLIMSDAGQYSCAAGESPSSVSYKQFEVVVAEALLDGNNPAQLKHFNKQTGSSLTVGCYFKPSGGQKFFCRGECGEDEVLLQTDDEDDFKDRYRIGFRGPSEETYRGGEILYVTISQLNESDSGRYRCSLNRSPVHGSFRDFVLSVTDVVQSAFSPSLTSSVTTEQPEKTSEDDLPSVGLTVAVVIIIIIIIIIIILLSVSVLIFCKKRSAKPKNPPVETEYAAVTETNNAVYEEIRDEGGQKGAAPVEISSVYALAKYNNTPETTDDYSMITAATPEHSAEDDSSKLTKTELNSSKPDVDSPSSTSPEPQGDAGSDSSPSLENPLYSTTD, from the exons ATGAAAGTCCATCACACTCTGAtctgcttcttcttcctct CTCTGCAGGATGGAAACCCTGAAGTcaacatcaacaaaaacatttcctttGGAGTCGTTGGAGGAAATCTTACAGCTGAATTCTTCTTTCCTGCTGTAACATGGAAAATGTTCTGCAGAGCAGAATGTAAAGGAGGAAACGTTCTTATTAATACAACAGATGAGAAGCATCAAACTCACAGATACAGCATTGAACATACATCTGTAGAATATGCTCCTCATTTGTCTgtgagcatcacacagctgatcaTGTCTGATGCTGGACAGTACAGCTGTGCTGCAGGTGAATCTCCATCATCAGTTTCATACAAACAGTTTGAAGTTGTTGTTGCTGAAG CACTGCTGGATGGAAACAATCCTGCTCAGCTGAAACACTTCAATAAACAAACTGGAAGCTCTCTCACAGTCGGGTGTTACTTTAAACCCTCTGGAGGACAAAAGTTCTTCTGCAGGGGAGAATGTGGAGAGGACGAGGTTCTTCTTCAAacagatgatgaagatgatttCAAAGACAGATACAGAATTGGATTTAGAGGACCTTCAGAGGAGACATATAGAGGAGGAGAAATTCTGTATGTGACAATCTCACAGCTGAATGAGTCTGACTCAGGACGGTACAGATGTTCTCTGAATCGATCTCCTGTTCATGGTTCATTCAGAGACTTTGTGCTCAGCGTCACAGATG TCGTCCAATCAGCCTTCTCACCTTCACTCACCTCGAGTGTAACCACGGAGCAGCCTGAGAAAACATCTGAAG ATGATTTGCCGTCTGTGGGTCTGACTGTGGctgtcgtcatcatcatcatcatcatcatcatcatcatcatcctgttATCAGTGTCTGTGCTGATATTCTGCAAGAAACGATCTGCAAAACCAAAGA ATCCTCCTGTGGAAACAGAGTACGCTGCCGTCACAGAG ACCAACAACGCCGTGTATGAGGAAATCAGAGACGAGGGCGGACAGAAAGGAGCCGCTCCTGTGGAAATCAGTTCAGTTTATGCTTTGGCCAAATACAACAACACGCCTGAAACCACCGATGACTACAGCATGATCACTGCAGCCACGCCTGAGCACAGC gctgAAGACGACTCGAGCAAACTCACAAAAACTGAGCTGAATAGTTCAAAACCAGACGTGGACTCTCCCAGCAGCACCTCCCCTGAGCCTCAGGGAGACGCAGGCTCTGACTCGAGCCCGTCTCTGGAAAATCCACTGTATTCTACTACAGACTAG
- the LOC134618301 gene encoding uncharacterized protein LOC134618301, whose protein sequence is MWSPSVKEILGSGYWPGTLNFCTLFSMDVFQSFYDIKKAAPGMSLKAFVKMLDERTAHFGRTGRISADAFSRSFLEWSAVKFEVDRMCKEPCFSCPACTPDMLAVSVDGNRKLYRFQSNASTSEQGNFEGVFIEKDEDVAEFVKYIQRHTNHVPGKGLCGSSSWTAAKESSKKSTGKLDEEGMEIAVCRHGVLLAALNMFRGEIFAYPLFLQRKLAANVPGHITFLCSDVACKYFPYLTKVAQQCPELRNLLSMRPFLSVMHAKAHTWKCEIKWGGAFQDGAGSTVGEEVEQVNSFLSRAAITTKYMSKAGRTDMLTLLALGWNKRKVEQLGRTLSQRYLKIIRILREQVESLNATKNELGVDDDTLQQWVADVQKWAEESDQTDGSLGALQARIEELVVIIRVRTQSLYRQNDSNKRRHRIRKVILDEKKRLAAAVDDYNKLAEPTKQIVSSDALIQTDIWPWQSTSEPAADLQTKRKVFEKVMAVRRLREEEMILCREMRHHWTVLRMRSVVLGTISSDSSLVGMSADAQKGLHSLVLKKQSELKAEMLKVKDMYKRILSYQPLLEMDSEEEEDIPDDATESDLSTSDED, encoded by the exons ATGTGGTCCCCCTCAGTTAAGGAGATCCTGGGTAGTGGATATTGGCCTGGCACCTTAAATTTCTGCACCCTGTTTTCAATGGATGTCTTTCAGTCTTTCTATGACATTAAGAAGGCTGCACCAGGGATGTCACTTAAGGCATTTGTCAAAATGCTGGATGAACGAACAGCCCATTTTGGAAGG ACTGGCCGAATATCAGCTGATGCCTTCAGTAGAAGTTTCTTGGAGTGGAGTGCTGTAAAGTTTGAGGTGGACAGGATGTGCAAGGAGCCATGCTTTAGCTGCCCTGCCTGCACTCCAGACATGCTTGCCGTCTCAGTTGATGGAAACCGTAAGCTTTATCGCTTTCAATCTAATGCAAG CACTTCAGAGCAGGGGAACTTTGAAGGTGTCTTCATTGAAAAAGATGAGGACGTTGCTGAGTTTGTGAAATACATCCAGAGACATACAAATCAT GTCCCGGGGAAAGGGTTGTGCGGATCTTCATCTTGGACTGCAGCAAAGGAGTCGTCCAAAAAGTCCACTGGGAAGTTGGATGAAGAGGGCATGGAAATAGCTGTTTGTCGCCACGGAGTCCTCTTAGCTGCATTGAACATGTTTCGAGGGGAGATCTTTGCTTACCCCCTTTTTCTCCAGAGGAAGTTGGCAGCTAACGTCCCAGGACATATTACGTTCCTTTGCTCCGATGTGGCCTGTAAATATTTCCCCTATTTAACCAAGGTGGCTCAGCAGTGCCCTGAGCTGAGGAACCTCTTGTCAATGCGTCCTTTTCTCTCCGTCATGCATGCAAAGGCTCACACTTGGAAATGCGAG ATCAAATGGGGAGGTGCGTTTCAGGATGGGGCCGGTTCAACAGTTGGAGAAGAGGTGGAACAAGTAAACAGTTTCCTGTCTAGGGCGGCCATCACAACGAAGTACATGTCTAAAGCAG GGCGAACAGACATGCTGACCCTCCTGGCTTTGGGTTGGAACAAAAGGAAAGTGGAACAACTGGGCCGCACTTTGAGCCAGAGATATCtcaag ATCATAAGGATCCTTAGAGAACAAGTGGAGAGCCTGAATGCGACCAAAAATGAGCTGGGTGTGGATGACGACACACTGCAGCAATGGGTGGCCGATGTGCAGAAATGGGCTGAAG AAAGTGATCAAACTGATGGCAGCCTTGGAGCGTTGCAGGCACGAATAGAGGAGCTTGTCGTCATCATCAGAGTGCGAACACAAAGTCTTTACAGACAAAATG ATAGCAACAAGAGGCGACACAGAATTCGCAAGGTCATCTTAGATGAGAAGAAACGCTTGGCGGCTGCTGTTGACGACTACAACAAGCTTGCTGAACCAACAAAGCAAATCGTATCCAGTGATGCCCTCATCCAGACCGACATTTGGCCCTGGCAGAGCACAAGTGAAC CTGCTGCAGACCTCCAGACAAAGAGAAAGGTCTTTGAGAAGGTGATGGCTGTGAGGcgcctgagagaggaggagatgatcCTTTGCAGGGAGATGCGGCATCACTGGACAGTGTTGCGAATGCGATCTGTGGTGTTGGGGACAATCTCCTCAGACT cCTCCCTTGTTGGCATGTCGGCGGATGCACAGAAGGGACTCCATAgcctggttttaaaaaaacaaagtgaactgAAAGCTGAAATGCTCAAAGTAAAGGACATGTACAAGAGAATCCTCAGCTACCAACCACTCCTGGAAATGGactcagaggaggaggaagacattCCAGACGATGCCACTGAGAGTGATTTGAGCACTTCTGATGAAGACTGA